One marine bacterium B5-7 genomic region harbors:
- a CDS encoding membrane protein, with amino-acid sequence MSIASKNHIDVLIIGAGAAGLMCAITAGQRGKRVLVLDHANKPGKKILMSGGGRCNFTNLSVTHENFISGNPNFCKSALSRYTPADFIALVKKHNIPFHEKTLGQLFCDNKSKDILQMLLAECEAASAVIQLETSITNITQHADKHFVVETNQGTWTASSLVIATGGLSIPTMGATPFGYQLAEQFGIPVLPTRAGLVPFTLHTQDKARLAPLPGISLEATVRCKKRQFREGLLFTHRGLSGPAILQISSYWQAGETITIDLLPDIDLLEHLTLAQTQQPTARLSAVLNQLLPKRLVATFLGESNKNNQLQLHPHKQLEKIAAQFQQWQIQPNSTEGYRTAEVTLGGVDCRAVSSKTFESNQVPGLYFIGEVLDVTGWLGGYNFQWAWASGFAAGCAT; translated from the coding sequence ATGTCTATAGCCTCTAAAAACCACATTGACGTCCTCATTATTGGTGCAGGTGCAGCGGGTTTGATGTGTGCGATCACCGCAGGGCAGCGGGGCAAGCGTGTGTTGGTGCTGGACCATGCCAATAAGCCAGGCAAAAAAATATTAATGTCGGGTGGCGGGCGTTGTAATTTTACCAATTTATCGGTCACGCATGAAAACTTTATTTCGGGTAATCCTAATTTTTGCAAATCGGCCTTAAGTCGATATACGCCAGCAGATTTTATTGCGCTAGTGAAAAAGCACAACATTCCTTTTCATGAGAAAACATTGGGGCAATTATTTTGTGATAATAAGTCCAAAGATATTTTGCAAATGTTACTCGCGGAATGTGAGGCGGCCTCTGCCGTTATCCAGCTAGAGACGAGCATCACAAATATTACGCAACACGCGGATAAACATTTCGTGGTGGAAACGAATCAAGGGACTTGGACGGCTTCATCTCTCGTGATTGCGACGGGCGGTTTATCCATCCCCACCATGGGGGCGACGCCGTTTGGTTATCAGTTGGCAGAGCAATTTGGGATCCCCGTGCTACCAACGCGGGCTGGTTTGGTACCATTTACGCTGCATACGCAAGATAAAGCGCGGCTGGCGCCTTTGCCCGGTATTTCCTTAGAGGCCACAGTCCGTTGCAAAAAACGCCAATTCCGAGAAGGATTACTGTTCACACATCGTGGTTTAAGTGGGCCAGCTATCTTACAGATTTCCTCATACTGGCAAGCCGGAGAAACAATTACCATTGATTTATTGCCGGATATTGATCTCCTTGAGCACCTGACGCTAGCACAAACCCAGCAGCCAACCGCAAGGCTGTCTGCGGTGTTGAATCAGCTGCTACCCAAGCGTCTGGTGGCTACATTTCTTGGTGAATCTAATAAAAACAATCAGTTACAGCTGCATCCTCATAAACAGCTTGAGAAAATAGCTGCGCAGTTCCAGCAATGGCAGATTCAACCGAATAGCACGGAAGGCTATCGCACGGCGGAAGTCACCTTAGGTGGCGTGGATTGTCGCGCAGTTTCTTCTAAGACCTTTGAGAGCAATCAAGTCCCTGGTTTGTATTTTATTGGCGAAGTGCTGGATGTGACGGGTTGGCTGGGTGGTTATAATTTTCAGTGGGCCTGGGCATCGGGCTTTGCCGCGGGCTGCGCAACATAA
- the serS gene encoding serine--tRNA ligase: MLDTKRLRDEPQAIATRLETRGYQLDVAKLALLEKQRKGLQVEAETLQSERNTRSKAIGQAKAKGEDAAPFLAAVGELGEKLKQTQENLHAVQAQLKEVMLEIPNVPHDSVPIGEKEEENIEVRRWGEPRQFEFDPKDHVALGEATGELDFDTASKKLSCARFVVLKNKLAKLHRALTQFMLTLHTEQHGYEEVYVPYLVNREALVGTGQLPKFADDFFQVDFNPELVLIPTAEVPVTNLARDTIIEADQLPLKYVAHTPCFRSEAGSYGKDTRGLIRQHQFEKVELVHIVKPENSYAALEQLTQHAETVLQQLELPYRVMALCTGDMGFSAAKTYDIEVWLPGQQTYREISSCSNMESFQARRMQARWRDPATGKPALVHTLNGSGLAVGRTLVAVMENYQQADGSIAVPKVLQDFMGCDRI, translated from the coding sequence ATGCTTGATACCAAACGCTTACGCGATGAGCCACAAGCCATTGCGACACGTCTAGAAACACGCGGCTACCAGCTGGATGTTGCCAAATTGGCACTGCTAGAAAAACAGCGCAAAGGCTTACAAGTTGAGGCAGAAACCCTGCAAAGCGAACGAAATACTCGCTCCAAAGCCATCGGGCAGGCGAAAGCGAAGGGCGAAGATGCGGCGCCTTTCTTGGCGGCAGTGGGTGAGTTAGGCGAAAAGCTTAAACAAACACAAGAAAATTTGCATGCGGTGCAAGCACAGTTAAAAGAAGTCATGTTAGAGATCCCGAATGTGCCTCATGACTCGGTACCTATTGGCGAGAAAGAAGAAGAAAATATTGAAGTACGTCGCTGGGGTGAACCACGCCAATTTGAATTTGATCCCAAAGATCATGTGGCCTTGGGTGAGGCTACGGGAGAGTTGGATTTTGATACGGCGTCTAAAAAATTAAGTTGTGCACGGTTTGTTGTCTTGAAAAATAAATTGGCTAAGTTGCACCGTGCCTTAACGCAATTCATGCTGACCCTGCACACAGAGCAACATGGCTATGAAGAAGTGTATGTGCCTTACTTGGTTAACCGGGAAGCCTTAGTCGGCACAGGGCAACTACCTAAATTTGCGGATGATTTTTTCCAAGTAGACTTTAATCCTGAACTGGTATTAATTCCGACGGCGGAAGTGCCTGTGACAAATTTAGCGCGTGATACCATTATTGAAGCGGATCAATTGCCTTTAAAATATGTAGCGCACACACCATGCTTTCGTAGTGAAGCGGGGTCATACGGTAAAGATACGCGTGGCTTAATTCGTCAACATCAATTTGAAAAAGTGGAATTGGTTCACATCGTGAAGCCAGAAAATTCCTACGCAGCCTTAGAACAACTCACGCAACATGCAGAAACGGTGTTACAACAATTAGAATTACCTTATCGTGTGATGGCACTCTGCACGGGCGATATGGGTTTCTCTGCCGCAAAAACTTACGACATAGAAGTGTGGTTGCCGGGGCAGCAAACCTATCGAGAAATCTCTTCTTGTTCGAACATGGAAAGCTTCCAGGCACGCCGTATGCAGGCGCGCTGGCGTGATCCTGCGACAGGTAAGCCCGCCTTGGTGCATACTCTCAATGGCTCTGGCTTGGCCGTTGGCCGTACATTAGTGGCCGTGATGGAAAACTATCAGCAAGCTGATGGCAGTATTGCTGTACCTAAAGTCCTCCAGGATTTCATGGGCTGCGATAGGATCTAA
- a CDS encoding recombination factor protein RarA produces MKPLAARCRPETLDDYIGQSHLTAPGKPLRVAYDRGELHSMIFWGPPGTGKTTLAKILASKANAELETLSAVSSGVKDVRAVVARAEDRAKAYNQSTVLFIDEIHRFNKSQQDAFLPHVEEGVLTLIGATTENPSFELNNALLSRAKVYVLKSLDEEALLQIIDHALQSEYPAIQCEPELRKRVVDFSDGDARRTLNLLELAVELAEDENITDAVLDNVLTGSFRQFDKGGEAFYDQISALHKSVRGSSPDGALYWLCRMLDGGCDPLYIARRVLRMASEDIGNADPRALTIALNALDTYERLGSPEGELAIAQAVMYLASCAKSNAVYTAFNQVMQVVKQSGSLDVPLHLRNAPTKLMKQLDYGKQYRYAHDEPEAYAAGEQYLPDALKNKRFYQPVPRGLEKKIADKLAHLRQLDDAVK; encoded by the coding sequence ATGAAACCCTTGGCTGCCCGTTGTCGCCCAGAAACTCTCGATGATTATATTGGCCAATCGCATTTAACCGCACCAGGAAAACCACTGCGCGTGGCTTACGATCGTGGCGAATTGCATTCCATGATTTTCTGGGGCCCACCGGGCACAGGAAAAACCACCTTAGCAAAAATACTCGCTAGCAAGGCCAATGCTGAACTAGAAACCTTGTCTGCCGTATCAAGCGGCGTGAAAGATGTGCGCGCCGTGGTGGCGCGCGCGGAAGATCGTGCGAAAGCTTACAATCAATCAACGGTATTATTCATTGATGAGATCCATCGTTTTAATAAATCACAACAAGATGCCTTTTTGCCGCATGTGGAAGAGGGCGTGCTCACCTTAATTGGTGCAACCACAGAAAATCCCTCATTCGAATTAAATAATGCATTGTTGTCACGTGCAAAAGTGTATGTATTAAAAAGTTTAGATGAAGAAGCCTTATTGCAAATCATCGACCATGCTTTACAAAGTGAATACCCAGCGATTCAATGCGAACCTGAATTACGTAAACGCGTGGTTGATTTTTCTGATGGCGATGCGCGGCGGACCTTAAATCTTTTAGAGCTAGCGGTGGAGTTAGCGGAAGATGAAAATATTACTGATGCTGTATTAGATAATGTTTTAACCGGCAGTTTCCGGCAATTTGATAAAGGCGGTGAAGCTTTTTACGATCAAATTTCTGCGCTGCATAAATCCGTGCGTGGTTCTTCGCCGGATGGTGCGCTGTATTGGCTGTGTCGTATGCTTGATGGCGGTTGTGATCCTTTGTACATTGCACGTCGTGTATTACGCATGGCGAGTGAAGACATTGGGAATGCGGATCCACGTGCTTTAACGATTGCGCTGAATGCGTTGGACACTTACGAACGTCTGGGTAGTCCCGAGGGGGAGCTTGCTATCGCGCAAGCCGTGATGTATTTAGCAAGTTGCGCAAAAAGCAATGCGGTGTACACGGCATTTAATCAAGTGATGCAAGTGGTTAAACAATCGGGATCGCTTGATGTGCCGCTGCATTTACGTAATGCGCCGACTAAATTAATGAAGCAACTCGATTATGGCAAACAATATCGATATGCCCATGATGAGCCTGAAGCCTATGCCGCTGGCGAACAATACCTCCCAGATGCTTTAAAAAACAAACGCTTTTACCAACCCGTGCCTCGCGGCCTAGAAAAGAAGATCGCGGACAAACTGGCCCACTTGCGACAATTGGATGATGCGGTAAAATAG
- a CDS encoding arabinose 5-phosphate isomerase produces the protein MDTKQLIKAGQAVIDAEANAVADLKSRIDDQFAKACQHCLDCKGRVILTGMGKSGHIAQKLAATFASTGTPAFFLHPAEAGHGDLGMVTTRDVVIAISNSGNTKEIVNILFLIEDFGVPLITLTGDADSVLAKRATVNLDVSVNREACPLNLAPTSSTTAALAMGDALALSLLEARGFNEADFARAHPDGSLGRRLLTRVKDLMHTGKQLPIVQGDATVMQALIEMSDKKLGFTTIVNEKGALQGVFTDGDIRRCLEENMDFHQTKIIDAKKGQGLTFDANALAADALHVMNERQITSLVIVDADRKPQGAIHMHDILKAGIS, from the coding sequence ATGGATACAAAACAACTCATAAAAGCGGGTCAGGCGGTGATTGATGCAGAGGCAAATGCCGTTGCTGATCTCAAAAGTCGTATTGACGATCAATTTGCCAAGGCATGTCAGCACTGTCTGGATTGCAAGGGCCGGGTGATTCTCACCGGTATGGGCAAATCAGGTCATATCGCACAAAAATTAGCAGCAACGTTTGCCAGCACAGGTACGCCAGCTTTCTTTCTACATCCGGCTGAAGCAGGGCACGGTGATTTGGGGATGGTGACAACACGTGATGTGGTGATCGCGATTTCCAACTCGGGTAATACCAAAGAAATTGTTAACATCTTATTTTTGATTGAAGATTTCGGTGTGCCATTGATTACGCTAACCGGTGATGCCGATTCAGTGTTAGCTAAACGCGCGACGGTTAATTTGGATGTCAGTGTGAATCGTGAAGCGTGTCCATTAAATTTAGCGCCAACGTCCAGCACCACAGCAGCCTTAGCGATGGGTGATGCCTTAGCGTTAAGTTTATTAGAAGCGCGAGGCTTTAATGAAGCTGATTTCGCCCGTGCGCATCCTGATGGCAGTTTAGGCCGTCGCTTGTTAACACGCGTGAAAGATTTAATGCATACGGGTAAACAGTTGCCGATTGTGCAGGGTGATGCGACGGTGATGCAAGCACTCATTGAAATGAGCGATAAAAAGCTGGGTTTTACAACGATTGTTAACGAAAAGGGTGCACTGCAAGGTGTTTTTACTGATGGTGATATACGGCGCTGTCTTGAAGAAAACATGGACTTTCATCAAACAAAAATCATCGACGCAAAAAAAGGACAAGGCTTAACTTTTGATGCTAATGCCTTGGCCGCTGATGCATTGCATGTCATGAATGAGCGACAAATTACATCTTTAGTGATTGTCGATGCAGATCGTAAACCGCAAGGTGCCATCCATATGCATGACATTTTGAAAGCAGGCATTTCATGA